From the genome of Paraburkholderia aromaticivorans, one region includes:
- the icd gene encoding NADP-dependent isocitrate dehydrogenase — protein MPYQHIKVPTGGDKITVNPDFSLNVSDQPIIPYIEGDGTGLDITPVMIKVVDAAVEKAYAGKRKIHWMEIYAGEKSTKVYGPDVWLPEETLQVLKEYVVSIKGPLTTPVGGGIRSLNVALRQELDLYVCLRPVQYFKGVPSPVREPEKTNMVIFRENSEDIYAGIEWPAESEQAKKVIKFLREEMGVKKIRFPETSGIGIKPVSREGTERLVRKAIQYAIDNDRRSVTLVHKGNIMKFTEGAFRDYGYALAQKEFAAELIDGGPWMKIKNPKTGGDIVLKDVIADAFLQQILLRPAEYDVIATLNLNGDYVSDALAAQVGGIGIAPGANMSDSVAMFEATHGTAPKYAGKDYVNPGSEILSAEMMLRHLGWTEAADLIIKSMEKSILQKRVTYDFARLMEGATQVSCSGFGQVLIENL, from the coding sequence ATGCCGTATCAGCACATCAAGGTTCCGACCGGTGGTGACAAGATCACCGTCAATCCCGATTTCTCGCTCAACGTGTCCGACCAGCCGATCATTCCGTACATTGAAGGCGACGGCACCGGCCTCGACATCACGCCGGTCATGATCAAGGTCGTGGATGCGGCGGTCGAAAAAGCGTACGCAGGCAAGCGGAAAATTCACTGGATGGAAATCTACGCCGGAGAGAAGTCGACCAAGGTGTACGGCCCGGACGTGTGGCTTCCTGAAGAGACGCTGCAGGTGCTCAAGGAATACGTCGTGTCGATCAAGGGACCGCTCACCACGCCGGTGGGCGGCGGCATCCGTTCGCTGAACGTCGCGTTGCGCCAGGAGCTGGATCTGTACGTGTGTTTGCGGCCGGTGCAGTATTTCAAGGGCGTGCCTTCGCCGGTGCGTGAGCCGGAGAAGACCAACATGGTGATCTTCCGCGAGAACTCGGAAGACATCTACGCGGGTATCGAGTGGCCGGCTGAGTCGGAACAGGCGAAGAAGGTCATCAAGTTCCTGCGCGAAGAAATGGGCGTGAAGAAGATCCGCTTCCCGGAAACGTCGGGGATCGGTATCAAGCCGGTGTCGCGCGAAGGCACGGAGCGTCTCGTGCGCAAGGCGATCCAGTACGCGATCGACAACGATCGCCGCTCGGTCACGCTGGTGCACAAGGGCAACATCATGAAGTTCACCGAAGGCGCGTTCCGCGACTACGGTTATGCGCTGGCGCAAAAGGAATTTGCCGCGGAACTGATCGACGGCGGTCCGTGGATGAAGATCAAGAATCCGAAGACGGGTGGCGACATCGTCCTGAAGGACGTGATCGCGGACGCGTTCCTGCAGCAGATCCTGCTGCGTCCGGCTGAATACGACGTGATCGCCACGCTGAATCTGAATGGCGACTATGTGTCGGACGCGCTGGCCGCGCAGGTGGGCGGTATCGGTATCGCGCCGGGCGCGAACATGTCCGATTCGGTCGCGATGTTCGAAGCCACGCACGGCACCGCACCGAAGTACGCCGGCAAGGACTACGTGAACCCGGGCTCGGAAATTCTCTCGGCCGAAATGATGCTGCGCCATCTCGGCTGGACCGAGGCGGCGGATCTGATCATCAAGTCGATGGAAAAATCGATTCTGCAAAAGCGCGTCACGTACGACTTCGCGCGTTTGATGGAAGGCGCGACCCAGGTGTCGTGCTCCGGCTTTGGTCAGGTGTTGATCGAGAATCTGTAA
- the dut gene encoding dUTP diphosphatase, with translation MKLDLKILDARMRDQLPAYATTGSAGLDLRACLDEPLALKPGETALVPTGLAIHVGDPGYAALILPRSGLGHKHGIVLGNLVGLIDSDYQGQLMISTWNRGETTFVLNPMERLAQLVIVPVVQAEFNIVDDFETSERGAGGFGSTGKH, from the coding sequence ATGAAACTCGACCTGAAAATCCTCGACGCGCGCATGCGCGACCAGCTCCCGGCTTATGCCACCACCGGCAGCGCGGGACTCGACCTGCGCGCGTGCCTCGACGAACCGTTGGCGCTCAAACCCGGCGAAACCGCGCTCGTGCCGACGGGACTGGCCATTCACGTCGGCGATCCGGGCTATGCGGCATTGATTCTGCCGCGCTCGGGTTTAGGCCATAAGCACGGGATCGTGCTGGGCAACCTCGTCGGTCTGATCGATTCGGATTACCAGGGTCAACTGATGATCTCGACGTGGAATCGCGGCGAGACCACGTTCGTGCTGAATCCAATGGAACGCCTCGCGCAGTTGGTGATCGTGCCGGTCGTGCAAGCGGAGTTCAATATCGTCGACGACTTCGAAACCAGCGAGCGTGGCGCGGGCGGTTTCGGCAGCACGGGCAAGCATTAA
- a CDS encoding cold-shock protein, with amino-acid sequence MATGTVKWFNDAKGFGFITPDEGGEDLFAHFSAIQMNGFKTLKEGQKVTFEVVQGPKGKQASNIQAPA; translated from the coding sequence ATGGCAACTGGTACGGTCAAATGGTTCAATGACGCAAAAGGTTTCGGATTCATCACGCCTGACGAAGGCGGCGAGGATCTGTTTGCACACTTCTCGGCCATCCAGATGAATGGGTTCAAGACCCTCAAGGAAGGCCAAAAGGTAACCTTCGAGGTCGTGCAAGGCCCGAAAGGCAAACAGGCATCGAACATCCAGGCACCTGCCTGA
- the coaBC gene encoding bifunctional phosphopantothenoylcysteine decarboxylase/phosphopantothenate--cysteine ligase CoaBC, which produces MATAELAGKHLVLGMTGGIACYKIAELTRLLTKAGATVQVVMTDAATQFITPVTMQALSGRPVYTSQWDARVPNNMAHIDLSREADAIVIAPASTDFLAKLAHGMADDLLSTLCVARDCPLLVVPAMNRQMWQHPATQRNVAQLRADGVQVLGPDSGPQACGEVGDGRMLEAAATYEAIASFFAPKLLAGRRVLLTAGPTFEPLDPVRGITNRSSGKMGFALARAAQQAGAEVHLVAGPVALETPWGVFRQDVQTAQQMHDAVMHAVADADIFIGVAAVADWRVDHASEHKIKKTADRALPSFAFVENPDILASVAKLPHPPFAVGFAAESGDLEVHGEEKRVRKNVPLLIGNLGPLTFGLDDNEVILFEAGGATKLPRADKQTLARALIAEIAKRLPDTSLIR; this is translated from the coding sequence GGCCGGCGCGACCGTGCAGGTCGTCATGACCGACGCGGCCACGCAGTTCATTACGCCCGTCACCATGCAGGCGCTGTCCGGCCGTCCGGTCTACACGAGCCAGTGGGATGCGCGGGTGCCGAACAATATGGCGCACATCGATCTGTCGCGTGAAGCGGATGCGATCGTGATCGCGCCCGCCTCCACTGATTTCCTCGCCAAACTCGCGCACGGCATGGCCGACGACCTGCTGTCAACGCTGTGCGTCGCGCGCGATTGTCCGCTGCTGGTCGTGCCGGCCATGAACCGGCAGATGTGGCAGCACCCGGCGACGCAGCGCAACGTCGCGCAATTGCGCGCGGACGGGGTTCAGGTGCTTGGGCCGGATTCCGGGCCGCAAGCGTGCGGCGAAGTCGGCGACGGCCGCATGCTCGAAGCCGCCGCCACGTACGAGGCCATCGCCTCGTTCTTCGCGCCGAAGCTCCTGGCCGGCAGGCGTGTGCTGCTGACCGCGGGGCCGACGTTCGAACCGCTCGATCCGGTACGCGGCATCACCAACCGCTCCAGCGGCAAGATGGGTTTTGCGCTGGCGCGCGCCGCGCAACAGGCGGGCGCCGAGGTGCATCTGGTCGCCGGCCCGGTCGCGCTGGAAACGCCTTGGGGCGTATTCCGCCAGGACGTGCAAACCGCCCAGCAGATGCACGACGCGGTGATGCACGCGGTCGCGGACGCCGACATCTTTATCGGTGTGGCCGCGGTAGCCGACTGGCGCGTGGATCACGCCAGCGAGCACAAGATCAAGAAAACGGCGGATCGCGCGCTGCCGAGCTTCGCTTTCGTCGAAAATCCGGACATTCTGGCCTCCGTGGCCAAACTGCCGCATCCGCCGTTCGCGGTCGGCTTTGCCGCGGAAAGCGGTGACCTCGAAGTCCATGGCGAAGAAAAACGCGTGCGCAAGAATGTGCCGCTGCTGATCGGCAATCTGGGCCCGCTGACTTTCGGCCTCGATGATAACGAAGTCATCCTGTTCGAAGCCGGCGGCGCAACGAAGCTGCCACGCGCCGACAAGCAGACGCTCGCGCGCGCGCTGATCGCGGAGATCGCGAAGCGTCTGCCCGACACAAGTCTGATTCGCTGA
- a CDS encoding LLM class flavin-dependent oxidoreductase: MTRLSVLDQTPVIAGHSVADAIAATVELAQLADDLGYTRYWCAEHHGLRGVSNPCPEVMLARLGSVTRRIRLGSGGVMLPYYSPFKVAEQFMMLEALFPKRIDLGVGRAPGGDMRTAQAVAAGDYNRGDIFPQQVADLLGLMHGTLPGDHIASGVLLQPQIDTRPQVWMLGSSEFGGLLAAQLGIPFAFAHFINAHFGHQVAHAYRERFKAGQDGQQPYLAAAVFVICADTEQEAADLEKAVDLRRVQMAYGLNEPIPSIEQGIAQEYGEREQLVISREKPRSIIGTPGTVTERLRALQEQFEADELIVLTVAGSYRARLRSYELLAEAFQLERPAPTP; the protein is encoded by the coding sequence ATGACGCGACTATCCGTACTCGATCAAACGCCGGTGATCGCCGGGCACTCGGTAGCGGACGCGATTGCCGCCACCGTCGAACTCGCGCAACTCGCCGACGACCTCGGCTACACGCGTTACTGGTGCGCCGAGCATCACGGCCTGCGTGGCGTGTCGAACCCTTGCCCCGAGGTGATGCTGGCGCGCCTCGGGAGTGTGACGCGGCGCATCCGGCTGGGCTCCGGCGGCGTGATGCTGCCGTACTACAGCCCGTTCAAGGTCGCCGAGCAATTCATGATGCTCGAGGCACTGTTCCCCAAGCGTATCGATCTGGGCGTAGGGCGCGCGCCGGGCGGCGACATGCGCACCGCACAAGCGGTCGCTGCCGGCGACTACAATCGCGGCGACATTTTCCCGCAGCAGGTCGCCGATCTGCTCGGCCTGATGCACGGCACGCTGCCGGGCGATCACATCGCGAGCGGCGTGCTGCTGCAGCCGCAAATCGATACGCGTCCGCAAGTCTGGATGCTTGGTTCGAGCGAATTCGGCGGCCTGCTGGCGGCGCAACTCGGCATTCCGTTTGCGTTTGCGCACTTCATCAACGCGCATTTCGGGCACCAGGTCGCGCATGCGTATCGTGAGCGCTTCAAGGCCGGCCAGGACGGACAGCAGCCGTATCTGGCAGCCGCCGTGTTCGTGATCTGCGCTGACACCGAGCAGGAAGCCGCCGATCTGGAGAAAGCCGTCGATCTGCGCCGTGTACAGATGGCCTACGGTTTGAACGAGCCGATTCCATCCATCGAACAGGGCATTGCGCAGGAGTACGGCGAGCGCGAGCAACTGGTGATCTCACGCGAAAAACCGCGCAGTATCATCGGCACGCCGGGAACCGTCACTGAGCGGCTCCGTGCGTTGCAGGAGCAGTTCGAAGCCGACGAACTGATCGTGCTCACCGTTGCGGGCAGCTATCGCGCCCGGCTGCGCTCCTATGAACTTCTTGCTGAAGCGTTCCAGCTCGAACGCCCGGCCCCCACCCCGTAA
- the clpS gene encoding ATP-dependent Clp protease adapter ClpS: MAIIPDKQDGTVLERQEKKLKPPSMYKVVLLNDDFTPMEFVVMIVQEYFNKDRETATQVMLKVHREGRGVCGVYTRDIASTKVEQVVTHARQAGHPLQCVMEEA; encoded by the coding sequence ATGGCGATTATCCCGGACAAGCAGGACGGCACCGTACTGGAGCGGCAGGAGAAAAAGCTCAAGCCGCCATCCATGTACAAGGTGGTGCTGCTGAATGACGACTTCACGCCAATGGAATTTGTCGTGATGATCGTGCAGGAATACTTCAATAAAGATCGTGAAACCGCAACGCAGGTTATGTTGAAGGTGCATCGCGAGGGCAGGGGAGTTTGTGGGGTCTATACGCGGGACATCGCGTCGACCAAAGTCGAGCAAGTCGTTACCCACGCACGGCAGGCCGGGCATCCGCTGCAGTGTGTGATGGAGGAAGCATGA
- the clpA gene encoding ATP-dependent Clp protease ATP-binding subunit ClpA, producing the protein MIAQELEVSLHMAFMEARQARHEFITVEHLLLALLDNPTAAEVLRACAANIEDLRQNLRNFIHDNTPTVPGTDDVDTQPTLGFQRVIQRAIMHVQSTSNGKKEVTGANVLVAIFGEKDSHAVYYLQQQGVTRLDVVNFISHGIAKTSSTDAAKASDANAESDEAAAQKETPLAQFTQNLNQMAKDGRIDPLIGRESEVERVVQVLCRRRKNNPLLVGEAGVGKTAIAEGLAWRITRGEVPDILADAQVYSLDMGALLAGTKYRGDFEQRLKTVLKELKERPHAILFIDEIHTLIGAGAASGGTLDASNLLKPALSSGTLKCIGATTFTEYRGIFEKDAALSRRFQKVDVTEPTVEQTVAILRGLKSRFEEHHGVKYSSGALSAAAELSARFITDRHLPDKAIDVIDEAGAAQRILPKSKQKKTIGKNEIEEIISKIARVPPQSVSQDDRSKLQTLDRDLKSVVFGQDPAIDALSAAIKMARAGLGKLDKPIGAFLFSGPTGVGKTEVAKQLAFTLGIELIRFDMSEYMERHAVSRLIGAPPGYVGFDQGGLLTEAVTKKPHCVLLLDEIEKAHPDIYNVLLQVMDHGTLTDNNGRKADFRNVIIIMTTNAGAEAMGKSVIGFTNRRETGDEMVDIKRMFTPEFRNRLDAVISFRSLDEEIIMRVVDKFLMQLEDQLHEKKVDALFTDALRKHLAKHGFDPLMGARPMQRLIQDTIRRALADELLFGKLMNGGRVTVDVDAEDKVQLTFDEHPAPRNPNPEAVEVE; encoded by the coding sequence ATGATTGCCCAGGAACTGGAAGTCAGCCTGCACATGGCGTTCATGGAAGCACGCCAGGCGCGGCACGAGTTCATAACGGTCGAACATCTTTTGCTGGCACTGTTGGACAATCCGACAGCGGCGGAGGTGTTGCGTGCATGCGCGGCCAATATCGAGGATCTGCGCCAGAACCTGCGCAACTTCATTCATGACAACACGCCGACCGTGCCTGGCACGGACGACGTCGACACGCAGCCCACGCTGGGTTTCCAGCGTGTGATCCAGCGCGCGATCATGCATGTGCAATCCACCTCGAATGGCAAGAAGGAAGTGACCGGCGCCAACGTGCTGGTCGCGATCTTCGGCGAGAAGGATTCGCACGCGGTGTACTACCTGCAACAGCAGGGCGTGACGCGTCTGGACGTGGTCAACTTCATCTCGCACGGCATCGCCAAGACGAGCAGCACGGACGCCGCGAAAGCGAGCGACGCGAATGCCGAGTCCGACGAAGCCGCCGCGCAGAAGGAAACCCCGCTTGCGCAGTTCACCCAGAACCTGAACCAGATGGCGAAAGACGGCCGCATCGATCCGCTGATCGGGCGCGAGTCGGAGGTCGAGCGTGTGGTGCAGGTGCTGTGCCGCCGCCGCAAGAACAATCCGTTGCTGGTCGGTGAGGCCGGCGTCGGCAAGACCGCGATCGCCGAGGGCCTCGCATGGCGCATTACGCGCGGCGAAGTGCCGGACATTCTGGCGGATGCGCAGGTGTATTCGCTCGACATGGGCGCGCTGCTCGCCGGCACCAAGTATCGCGGCGACTTCGAACAGCGCCTGAAGACGGTTCTCAAGGAATTGAAGGAACGTCCGCACGCTATCCTGTTTATCGACGAAATTCATACGCTGATCGGCGCGGGTGCTGCGTCGGGCGGCACGCTGGACGCGTCGAATCTGCTGAAGCCGGCGTTGTCGTCGGGCACGCTCAAGTGCATCGGCGCGACCACGTTCACGGAATATCGCGGCATCTTCGAAAAAGACGCGGCATTGTCGCGCCGTTTCCAGAAGGTCGACGTGACCGAGCCGACCGTCGAACAGACGGTGGCGATCCTGCGTGGCCTGAAGTCGCGTTTCGAAGAGCACCACGGCGTGAAGTATTCGTCGGGCGCGCTGTCGGCGGCGGCTGAGTTGTCGGCACGCTTCATCACGGATCGTCATCTGCCGGACAAGGCGATCGACGTGATCGATGAAGCGGGCGCGGCGCAACGCATCCTGCCGAAGTCGAAGCAGAAGAAGACCATCGGCAAGAACGAGATCGAGGAAATCATCTCGAAGATCGCGCGTGTCCCGCCGCAAAGCGTGTCGCAAGACGATCGCAGCAAGCTGCAAACGCTGGATCGCGATCTGAAGAGCGTGGTGTTCGGGCAAGACCCGGCGATCGACGCGCTGTCGGCCGCGATCAAGATGGCGCGCGCGGGTCTCGGCAAGCTGGACAAGCCGATCGGCGCATTCCTGTTCTCCGGCCCCACGGGTGTCGGCAAGACGGAAGTGGCGAAGCAGCTGGCGTTCACGCTGGGCATCGAGCTGATCCGCTTCGACATGTCGGAATACATGGAACGTCATGCGGTCAGCCGGTTGATCGGCGCGCCGCCGGGCTATGTCGGTTTCGACCAGGGCGGTCTGCTGACCGAGGCCGTCACGAAGAAGCCGCATTGCGTGCTGCTGCTCGACGAAATCGAGAAGGCGCATCCGGACATCTACAACGTGCTGCTGCAGGTCATGGACCACGGCACGCTGACGGACAACAACGGGCGCAAGGCAGATTTCCGTAACGTCATCATCATCATGACGACGAATGCGGGCGCCGAAGCGATGGGCAAGTCGGTGATCGGCTTCACGAATCGTCGGGAAACCGGCGACGAAATGGTCGACATCAAGCGCATGTTCACGCCTGAGTTCCGTAACCGTCTGGATGCGGTGATCAGCTTCCGCTCGCTCGATGAAGAAATCATCATGCGCGTGGTCGACAAGTTCCTCATGCAACTGGAAGATCAGTTGCACGAGAAGAAGGTCGACGCGCTCTTCACCGACGCGCTGCGCAAGCACCTGGCCAAGCACGGTTTCGATCCGCTCATGGGCGCGCGGCCGATGCAGCGTCTGATCCAGGACACGATCCGTCGTGCGCTGGCCGACGAACTGCTGTTCGGCAAGCTGATGAACGGCGGCCGCGTAACGGTCGACGTGGATGCGGAAGACAAGGTGCAGTTGACCTTCGACGAACATCCGGCGCCGCGCAATCCGAATCCGGAAGCGGTGGAAGTCGAATAA